A window of the Armatimonadota bacterium genome harbors these coding sequences:
- the dnaK gene encoding molecular chaperone DnaK, with amino-acid sequence MGKAVGIDLGTTNSVVAIMEGGEPEVILNTEGSRITPSVVGFNKSGERLVGASAKRQAIIHPDRTIISIKRKMGTGEKVSIDGKPYSPEEISAMVLQKLKADAEAQLGQPITDAVITVPAYFDDAQRTATKNAGEIAGLKVLRIINEPTAAALAYGLDKQKEETVLVFDLGGGTFDVTLLEIGKTEDGGSVLEVLATNGDTHLGGDDWDQRIVEYVCDEFQKQNAVDLRKDKQALQRVREAAEKAKVELSSVTTANLNLPFITLTPDGPLHLDVNLSRAKFEELTKDLVDRCRKPFEQVLTDGAKPASKIDEIVLVGGSTRMPMIQELVRVLGGGKEPNRTVNPDEVVAIGAAIQAGVLSQEPGSGQNILLLDVTPLSLGIETLGGVMTRLIERNTTIPTKKSDVFSTAESGQQSVHVKVYQGEREMASANKMLGDFQLTGIPPAPRGVPQIEVTFDIDANGIVSVSAKDRATGREQKITITGSSNLKKDEVERMVKDAAAHAEEDRSQRERAEVRNKAEALMYTSEEQLKQVGAEAPADVKQPVESAIADLRTALNSNDTATGELTQLTETLEQAVYKLSEIAYQKASAEAPDTPAGGGAPDESEVPHPTAGEEEPVLDTEFTQTGDH; translated from the coding sequence ATGGGTAAGGCAGTTGGCATCGACCTCGGCACTACCAACTCGGTGGTGGCCATTATGGAGGGCGGCGAGCCGGAAGTGATATTGAACACTGAAGGCAGCCGAATCACTCCATCGGTTGTGGGCTTTAACAAATCGGGTGAGCGGCTGGTAGGCGCCAGCGCCAAGAGGCAGGCGATCATCCATCCGGACCGGACCATCATCTCCATCAAGCGCAAAATGGGCACCGGCGAAAAGGTCTCCATCGACGGCAAACCATACAGCCCGGAGGAGATATCGGCAATGGTGCTGCAGAAGCTGAAGGCCGACGCCGAAGCCCAGCTCGGGCAGCCGATAACCGATGCGGTGATCACGGTGCCTGCGTACTTCGACGACGCACAGCGCACCGCTACCAAGAACGCCGGCGAGATCGCCGGGCTTAAAGTACTGCGGATCATCAACGAACCGACCGCGGCCGCGCTTGCCTATGGCCTGGACAAGCAGAAGGAGGAGACCGTCCTGGTATTCGACCTCGGGGGCGGTACCTTCGACGTTACGCTGCTGGAGATTGGCAAAACGGAAGACGGCGGAAGCGTACTGGAGGTTCTGGCCACCAACGGGGATACGCACCTGGGCGGTGACGACTGGGATCAGCGCATTGTGGAGTACGTTTGCGATGAGTTTCAGAAGCAGAATGCCGTGGACCTCCGGAAGGACAAGCAGGCACTCCAGCGGGTTCGCGAGGCGGCCGAAAAGGCGAAGGTGGAACTCTCCAGCGTAACCACGGCCAACCTCAACCTGCCGTTCATCACGCTCACGCCGGACGGCCCGCTCCATCTGGACGTCAACCTCTCGCGCGCCAAGTTCGAGGAGCTGACAAAAGACCTGGTCGACAGGTGCCGCAAGCCGTTTGAGCAGGTACTGACGGACGGAGCGAAACCGGCCAGCAAGATCGACGAGATCGTTCTGGTTGGCGGCTCAACCCGGATGCCGATGATCCAGGAACTGGTGCGCGTACTTGGCGGCGGCAAGGAGCCAAACCGCACGGTGAACCCGGACGAGGTCGTGGCGATCGGGGCAGCTATTCAAGCCGGCGTACTGAGCCAGGAACCCGGCTCGGGCCAGAACATCCTGCTTCTCGACGTGACACCGCTCTCGCTGGGCATCGAGACGCTGGGCGGCGTGATGACTCGCCTCATCGAGCGAAACACCACCATTCCCACCAAAAAGAGCGATGTGTTCAGCACCGCGGAATCGGGCCAGCAGAGCGTACACGTCAAGGTCTATCAAGGCGAGCGCGAGATGGCCAGCGCCAACAAGATGCTCGGCGATTTTCAGTTGACGGGCATTCCACCGGCGCCGCGCGGTGTGCCTCAGATCGAGGTGACGTTCGACATCGATGCAAACGGCATCGTGAGTGTGTCGGCCAAAGATCGCGCCACCGGCCGGGAGCAGAAGATCACCATAACGGGATCCAGCAACCTGAAAAAGGATGAGGTGGAGCGTATGGTGAAGGACGCAGCCGCGCACGCAGAGGAGGATCGCAGCCAGCGGGAGCGTGCCGAAGTGCGCAACAAAGCCGAGGCGCTGATGTATACCTCGGAGGAGCAGTTGAAGCAGGTCGGCGCCGAAGCGCCAGCCGACGTGAAGCAGCCGGTGGAGAGCGCCATAGCGGATCTCCGTACCGCACTCAATTCCAATGATACGGCCACCGGCGAGCTGACGCAGCTGACCGAAACGCTGGAGCAAGCGGTGTACAAGCTCTCCGAGATTGCCTACCAGAAGGCCTCGGCAGAGGCACCGGACACGCCTGCAGGTGGTGGTGCTCCCGATGAGAGCGAAGTACCGCATCCCACAGCGGGTGAAGAGGAGCCGGTACTGGATACGGAGTTCACCCAGACGGGTGACCACTAA
- a CDS encoding J domain-containing protein: MKDPYEVMGVAKNATDEEIRRAHLRLARKHHPDLNPGDKRAEDRFKEIQEAYDILSDPETRRKYDTFGQYYQTAGEAAPPPAGEPRRGQPFPDINAHGLNLDELLERMFGGSRGNRAQQATSESPQPAQEHTLEISLEEAWRGTARRITLALQDVCPDCGGSGVRRTARGAVDLGGPPCPRCNGAGQIGSSREGEVKIPPGAWDGLRLKLAGQGAASATGQRSDVVIRLRIRPHPAFERDGQDLIFDGLTPYTVAVLGGEISVTMLDGRKRSLVVPPGVQSGQRLRIAGQGMPALQDRPQGDAYARIRILVPKTVTGRERELLQELAELRRDTVRSERGGPN, encoded by the coding sequence ATGAAGGATCCGTACGAGGTGATGGGTGTTGCGAAGAACGCGACGGATGAAGAGATCCGGCGCGCGCACCTGCGCCTTGCCCGAAAACACCATCCGGATCTGAACCCGGGAGACAAACGCGCCGAAGATCGGTTCAAGGAGATACAGGAAGCCTACGACATCCTCTCAGACCCCGAGACGCGGCGTAAGTACGATACCTTTGGCCAATACTATCAAACCGCCGGCGAGGCGGCTCCGCCGCCGGCTGGTGAGCCGCGGCGAGGCCAGCCATTTCCCGATATCAACGCCCACGGGTTGAATCTCGACGAACTGCTCGAGCGCATGTTTGGCGGCTCTCGCGGCAACCGTGCGCAGCAGGCGACATCCGAATCGCCCCAACCTGCGCAGGAACACACGCTGGAGATCAGCCTGGAAGAGGCATGGCGCGGCACGGCCCGCCGCATCACGCTGGCACTGCAGGATGTGTGCCCGGATTGCGGCGGCAGCGGCGTGCGCCGCACCGCGCGCGGCGCCGTTGACCTGGGAGGGCCGCCCTGCCCGCGCTGCAACGGTGCCGGACAGATCGGTTCCTCACGCGAAGGCGAGGTCAAGATCCCGCCTGGAGCCTGGGACGGCTTGCGCCTCAAGCTGGCCGGTCAGGGCGCAGCCAGCGCCACGGGCCAGCGAAGCGATGTCGTGATACGGCTGAGGATCCGGCCACACCCAGCGTTCGAGCGCGACGGCCAGGACCTGATCTTCGATGGACTGACTCCATACACCGTAGCCGTACTCGGTGGTGAAATCAGCGTTACCATGCTCGACGGAAGAAAACGCAGTCTGGTCGTTCCGCCCGGCGTGCAGAGCGGCCAGCGGCTGCGAATAGCCGGCCAGGGAATGCCGGCGCTGCAAGACCGGCCGCAGGGCGATGCATATGCCAGGATCCGGATACTGGTTCCCAAAACGGTAACCGGACGAGAACGCGAATTGCTGCAGGAGTTGGCCGAGCTGCGGAGAGATACGGTCCGTTCGGAACGCGGCGGGCCGAACTGA
- a CDS encoding MerR family transcriptional regulator has product MDERTDGVYMIGVVAELTQMHAQTIRLYERLGLVAPMRRSKNRLYSEADVERLRQIRRLTQDMGVNLAGVEVILDLLAKLERTQNECHELRQQGEALKEQFRAVLEQLGRGYP; this is encoded by the coding sequence ATGGATGAAAGAACCGACGGCGTGTACATGATCGGCGTTGTTGCCGAGCTGACGCAGATGCACGCGCAAACCATCCGACTATACGAAAGGCTGGGCCTTGTGGCGCCCATGCGCCGCAGCAAGAACCGGCTCTACTCGGAAGCCGATGTGGAACGGCTTCGCCAAATCCGGCGGTTGACTCAGGACATGGGTGTGAACCTGGCCGGAGTGGAGGTGATTCTCGACCTGCTCGCCAAGCTGGAACGCACCCAGAATGAATGCCATGAGCTGCGCCAGCAGGGTGAGGCCTTGAAGGAGCAGTTTCGCGCTGTCCTGGAGCAGCTTGGCCGCGGCTATCCTTGA
- a CDS encoding sigma-70 family RNA polymerase sigma factor yields MKPTSGAALSVMAARWNTASTPGANAAGSDDAALVQRYLAGDGAAFDLLVDRYRAFVYRVVLGVLPNIEEARDITQEVFIQAFRGIRRFRHDSQFATWLYRIAVNRALDAARAASRRSRLSSPELLSERSTSTAEMRPEDAVAEADEAAQVRAALALCKPQHRSVLALKYLEDLTIEEMVPLLACSETAVKVRLHRARKAFRTAWSQLHNGCPSPAEEL; encoded by the coding sequence GTGAAGCCGACCAGTGGAGCAGCCTTGAGCGTTATGGCGGCAAGGTGGAATACAGCCTCGACACCAGGCGCCAACGCAGCGGGCAGTGATGATGCCGCACTTGTCCAGCGGTACCTTGCAGGTGACGGAGCGGCATTCGACCTGCTCGTCGATCGGTACCGCGCGTTCGTCTATCGTGTTGTATTGGGCGTGCTGCCGAATATCGAAGAGGCTCGCGATATCACGCAGGAGGTATTCATACAGGCCTTCCGCGGGATTCGCCGTTTCCGGCACGACTCGCAGTTTGCCACCTGGCTGTATCGCATTGCGGTCAACCGGGCGTTGGATGCCGCGCGGGCCGCAAGCCGTCGGTCGCGACTGAGCAGTCCGGAGTTACTTTCCGAGCGGAGTACGTCCACAGCGGAGATGCGACCCGAGGATGCGGTTGCAGAGGCTGATGAAGCCGCGCAGGTTCGAGCGGCGTTGGCGCTGTGTAAGCCGCAGCACCGTTCCGTGCTGGCGCTGAAATACCTGGAGGACCTCACGATTGAAGAGATGGTCCCGCTGCTGGCGTGCAGCGAAACGGCAGTCAAGGTTCGGCTTCACCGCGCACGCAAAGCCTTCCGGACAGCGTGGTCGCAGCTGCACAACGGATGCCCATCGCCGGCGGAGGAGTTGTAG
- a CDS encoding zf-HC2 domain-containing protein, with product MRAVSWPLPFVCRRTRRALEAQMDGQLPAARAAAMHAHTAQCAACRAFQNEITQADQALTRYGAALRAVPDFAIAAAPAAHRQPHVSRLLPVAFALGACALAIVLVPSARRGPVAPMPTTGPNRIAQAAIAPTPTSTPLIGLHTLAAHARPRRQQLARRRMPTLRPAVTMIAMSKTRSTVPFHHGWWHKPAPSPKIAAKLPVVQLADAQAAQPDDVRITITDDVRGFTSTARLSGGSGSSQLLVLQADAPVSGAQ from the coding sequence ATGCGCGCTGTCAGTTGGCCGCTCCCGTTTGTATGCCGGCGAACGCGCCGGGCTCTGGAAGCCCAAATGGACGGGCAGTTGCCGGCAGCTCGAGCCGCCGCGATGCACGCCCATACCGCGCAGTGCGCGGCCTGCCGCGCGTTTCAAAACGAGATCACCCAGGCCGACCAGGCGCTCACCCGGTATGGCGCAGCGCTCCGGGCCGTGCCCGACTTCGCCATCGCGGCTGCTCCAGCGGCGCACCGCCAGCCACACGTCAGCAGGTTGCTGCCGGTAGCGTTCGCACTGGGCGCTTGCGCGCTGGCGATCGTTCTCGTGCCGTCAGCGCGTCGTGGGCCGGTGGCGCCGATGCCGACAACTGGGCCCAACCGGATCGCCCAGGCAGCCATCGCACCAACGCCAACAAGCACACCACTGATCGGTTTGCATACCCTGGCGGCTCACGCCCGACCGCGCCGTCAACAACTTGCGCGACGTCGGATGCCAACGCTTCGCCCGGCCGTCACGATGATCGCGATGTCGAAAACACGGTCAACGGTCCCATTTCATCATGGTTGGTGGCACAAGCCGGCGCCATCACCAAAAATCGCGGCAAAGCTGCCGGTAGTGCAGCTGGCCGATGCGCAAGCCGCCCAACCCGATGATGTGCGGATTACCATCACCGACGATGTGCGAGGCTTTACCAGCACCGCGCGCCTCAGCGGGGGATCCGGTTCATCGCAGTTGCTGGTATTACAGGCGGATGCTCCCGTCTCCGGCGCCCAGTAG
- a CDS encoding Gfo/Idh/MocA family oxidoreductase, with amino-acid sequence MAELDAGVRPAGVGVIGCGNISDIYFQAGRTFSMLNIRACADLIHERAVAKAEKHNIPRACSNAELLADPEIEIVINITTPDAHHEVCLATLEAGKNSHVEKPLSLTREQGKELLAIARQRGLRLGGAPDTFLGGGLQTCRKLIDDGWIGRPIAATAFLLCHGHESWHPDPAFYYEVGGGPMFDMGPYYLTALITLLGPIRQVSGATRITFPQRIITSQPHYGERIQVEVPTHVAGILEFSSGAVATLVTSFDVWSSTTPCIEIYGTEGTLLVPDPNTFGGPVRVRRMNSAEWSDIPLTHGFAENSRGVAVADMASALRSGRPHRASGDLAYHVLEAMHGFHDAASSGQRYSMESTCERPEPLAMGLPPDRVDA; translated from the coding sequence ATGGCAGAACTGGACGCGGGTGTGCGCCCGGCGGGGGTGGGAGTAATCGGATGCGGAAACATCAGCGATATCTATTTTCAGGCTGGCCGAACGTTTTCCATGCTCAACATCCGCGCCTGCGCCGATCTGATCCACGAACGGGCTGTTGCAAAGGCGGAAAAGCACAACATTCCGCGGGCGTGCAGCAATGCTGAACTGCTCGCCGACCCGGAAATCGAAATCGTAATCAACATTACCACGCCGGACGCTCACCACGAGGTGTGCCTTGCGACACTTGAGGCAGGTAAGAATTCTCACGTGGAGAAGCCGCTAAGCCTCACTCGCGAACAGGGCAAGGAGTTGCTGGCAATCGCGCGGCAGCGTGGATTGCGACTCGGCGGTGCGCCCGACACGTTCCTCGGCGGCGGGCTGCAAACGTGCCGGAAGCTGATTGATGACGGTTGGATCGGTAGGCCGATTGCCGCCACAGCCTTTCTTTTGTGTCACGGGCACGAGAGCTGGCATCCGGATCCGGCGTTTTACTACGAGGTGGGCGGCGGTCCGATGTTCGACATGGGGCCGTATTACCTCACCGCGCTCATTACGCTGCTGGGACCCATACGGCAGGTGAGCGGCGCGACGCGAATCACCTTTCCACAGCGAATCATCACCAGCCAGCCACACTATGGTGAGCGTATCCAGGTTGAGGTTCCAACGCACGTGGCGGGCATCCTGGAGTTTTCTTCCGGCGCCGTTGCAACGCTGGTAACCAGCTTCGACGTATGGTCGAGCACCACTCCGTGTATTGAGATCTACGGCACGGAAGGAACCTTGCTGGTGCCCGACCCGAATACGTTTGGCGGGCCAGTTCGCGTGCGGCGAATGAACAGCGCCGAGTGGTCGGATATTCCACTGACGCATGGTTTCGCCGAGAACAGCCGCGGCGTGGCCGTGGCCGACATGGCCTCGGCGCTGCGTTCCGGCCGGCCCCACCGCGCATCGGGCGACTTGGCCTACCACGTTCTGGAAGCCATGCATGGCTTCCACGATGCCGCGTCGTCCGGCCAGCGATACTCTATGGAGTCAACGTGCGAACGGCCCGAGCCGCTGGCTATGGGCCTGCCGCCGGATCGGGTCGATGCCTGA
- a CDS encoding extracellular solute-binding protein has translation MSGPRITRRRALLLGASLGLAGCSGARRRGVLDLWSAPVGLEERAFMRICRRFEREHPGITIQNSSGVNEEKLDRAIVAGAAPDLAYLYNEPPLGPLAANHAVLPLDAYYEAERFQDEQFLPGAIQQQRYNGVLYAMPTTRDSRAFYWNPERFHAAGINPTRPPTTTEELLQVAGTLTQRDGSGNVRALGFTLPDDPDLVFAMFGGRSYNVSTRRITADSDANVLALTWLLQICDAQGGIEQVSRCTASFGSDNSSENPLAAGTAASRIDGEWAAIALERYAPRFQYGVGEIPYPGSRPDLKNLGFCDGDIMMIPVGSRQPELAWTFMAWLQRPAQQLTYSMQMDNLPTIRALINSPQLATGSPSRRTTAYILSHIASNAQNTCETPPLPISILYRNTLINAFQRTLYHAVTPLQALRDVQNRMQMDMARYAA, from the coding sequence GTGAGCGGTCCACGCATCACCCGCCGGCGCGCGCTGCTGCTGGGGGCCTCGCTCGGCCTGGCCGGCTGCTCCGGTGCACGCAGACGCGGCGTGCTCGACCTTTGGTCGGCGCCTGTTGGACTGGAAGAGCGGGCGTTTATGCGGATCTGCCGCCGCTTTGAGCGCGAACACCCGGGCATCACAATCCAAAACAGCAGTGGCGTCAATGAGGAGAAGCTGGATCGCGCGATTGTCGCCGGTGCGGCGCCGGATCTGGCGTACCTGTACAACGAGCCGCCCCTTGGACCGCTGGCGGCAAACCATGCGGTGCTGCCCCTCGACGCGTACTACGAGGCAGAGCGCTTTCAGGATGAACAGTTCCTGCCCGGCGCCATCCAGCAACAGCGCTACAACGGTGTGCTGTACGCTATGCCAACTACCCGGGATTCCCGCGCCTTTTACTGGAACCCGGAGCGGTTTCATGCAGCGGGCATCAATCCGACCCGGCCGCCGACCACCACCGAGGAGTTGCTTCAGGTGGCCGGGACGCTGACACAGCGAGATGGCAGCGGCAACGTGCGCGCACTGGGGTTTACGTTACCGGACGACCCCGACCTGGTATTCGCGATGTTTGGCGGTCGCAGTTACAACGTCTCAACGCGCCGTATCACGGCCGACTCCGACGCGAACGTGCTGGCGCTCACGTGGCTTCTCCAGATTTGCGACGCGCAGGGAGGCATCGAGCAGGTTTCGCGCTGTACCGCCAGCTTCGGCAGCGACAACAGCTCCGAGAACCCGCTCGCAGCAGGCACAGCGGCTTCGCGGATTGACGGTGAGTGGGCGGCTATTGCTCTGGAGCGGTACGCACCACGTTTCCAGTACGGCGTCGGCGAAATCCCGTATCCCGGCAGCCGACCCGACCTGAAAAACCTGGGATTCTGCGATGGAGATATCATGATGATCCCTGTTGGCTCACGACAGCCGGAGCTGGCATGGACCTTTATGGCGTGGCTGCAGCGGCCGGCTCAGCAGCTGACCTACTCGATGCAGATGGACAATCTTCCGACGATTCGCGCGCTAATCAACTCACCACAGCTGGCCACAGGCTCGCCAAGCCGCCGGACGACCGCGTATATCCTTTCGCATATAGCCAGTAACGCACAGAACACCTGTGAGACTCCGCCGCTGCCGATCTCGATCCTCTACCGCAACACGCTGATCAACGCCTTCCAGCGCACTCTGTATCACGCAGTGACGCCGCTGCAGGCGCTGCGCGACGTTCAGAATCGAATGCAGATGGATATGGCGCGGTACGCGGCGTGA
- a CDS encoding S9 family peptidase has protein sequence MSTQQDEGVPAPTEGGDSNRLRITPRALLEAPRLSDPQFHPDGHRIAFVVSEPDFNQSSWLSHIWITEWLEDGVDDEEPPPTPDEELPDPPDSTRQLTFSREGERNPRWSPDGRYLAFISTRLDPTEHEPEHDEEVEDPHDQIWVLPTDGGEAVKITSAPEGVLDFVWHPDCSSLLFVAAQPRPPAVDAVRRHDERQRRIDAVVEHEDRLRREVWRVSVDDKRCDRLFTGDFGIEEIDVSPDGTRICYTTNYTGDGNDYHLIDVWVWEAESGEHRRLLERNGAKYHPRWSPDGRNIAFTGPLDANVSFSRESLFVVRAPSVEGGEDLRPCRLMTPAGFDCDVLAYEWSLLDASVVVVAATGASTGLFRLDPDLHALTEGDLCEIEGFCVDPGSNVVAFVAHSATALDELYLVCPDGSRLCLTSLNRRFSETYAPPQMELLHWHSADGTPVEGVVTWPNDMAPAQRYPLVLQLHGGPKGRSALSMRDYLMHAVWAAHGYIVLRPNYRGSEGYGAAFCVANQRDLGGGDYADIMAGVSHVLERGVVDANRMAVMGGSYGGYLTNWIIGHTDRFRAAVSLFGVFHLMTDFSNSTYFRWDYDYLGAAWWEDPEIYRRLSPGTYVDRMQTPTLIIHGDEDDVTSISNSRELYRALRERGIATQFVHYPREGHGLGEPNHRLDELRRCLAWTDRHLHGGNATLYQIGDRVPNTELGLELRVVSATHTEVPGWQPSIGGEAAPELLEVAFTISAAGPRDASAGYRVLAGEINLACDDTSHRIAPKGIVTDSPGGKLLLTGDALVIERFPDGKTGALAVAISLAFDPECNPGELWLHVPEFPPVWLAWDGVRPDGSGDNGLRGR, from the coding sequence ATGAGTACTCAACAAGACGAGGGCGTTCCTGCGCCAACCGAAGGCGGCGACTCTAACCGGCTGCGAATTACGCCCCGTGCTCTGCTGGAAGCGCCGCGTCTATCGGATCCTCAATTCCATCCCGATGGCCACCGTATTGCATTCGTGGTGTCGGAACCGGACTTCAACCAGAGTTCGTGGCTGAGCCACATCTGGATTACGGAGTGGCTGGAGGATGGCGTCGACGACGAGGAGCCACCACCAACGCCGGACGAGGAGCTGCCCGACCCACCGGATTCAACGCGACAGCTTACCTTCTCGCGGGAGGGTGAACGCAATCCGAGGTGGTCGCCCGATGGCCGGTATCTGGCGTTCATCTCTACACGGTTGGACCCGACCGAACATGAGCCGGAACACGACGAAGAGGTGGAGGATCCACACGACCAGATATGGGTATTGCCCACCGATGGCGGTGAGGCCGTTAAGATCACATCGGCTCCTGAAGGCGTTTTAGACTTTGTATGGCATCCGGATTGCTCCAGCCTGTTGTTCGTGGCGGCGCAGCCGAGGCCGCCGGCCGTTGACGCAGTGCGGCGGCACGACGAGCGCCAACGGCGCATCGACGCGGTGGTTGAACATGAAGACCGCCTTCGGCGCGAGGTTTGGCGGGTAAGCGTTGACGACAAGCGGTGCGATCGCCTTTTTACGGGCGACTTTGGTATCGAAGAGATCGACGTTTCGCCCGACGGCACGCGCATCTGCTACACCACAAACTATACCGGCGATGGCAACGACTATCACCTTATCGATGTCTGGGTGTGGGAAGCCGAAAGCGGGGAGCACCGGCGCCTGTTGGAGCGTAACGGAGCAAAATACCACCCGCGATGGTCGCCGGACGGCCGAAACATTGCGTTTACCGGGCCGTTGGATGCCAACGTAAGTTTCTCGCGGGAGTCGCTGTTTGTGGTGAGGGCGCCGAGTGTGGAGGGCGGCGAGGATCTGCGGCCTTGCCGCCTCATGACACCTGCGGGCTTTGATTGTGACGTTCTGGCATACGAGTGGTCGCTTCTGGATGCCAGCGTGGTCGTGGTGGCGGCGACAGGCGCCTCAACCGGCCTCTTCCGATTGGATCCGGACCTCCATGCACTCACTGAGGGTGACCTGTGCGAAATCGAAGGGTTTTGCGTTGATCCCGGCAGCAATGTGGTTGCGTTCGTGGCGCATTCGGCGACTGCACTCGACGAGCTCTATCTTGTATGCCCGGACGGGAGCCGACTTTGCCTTACCAGTCTCAACCGGCGATTCTCCGAGACCTATGCGCCGCCACAGATGGAGCTGCTCCATTGGCACAGCGCCGACGGCACGCCGGTTGAAGGCGTGGTGACCTGGCCCAACGACATGGCGCCCGCGCAGCGCTATCCGTTGGTACTTCAGCTGCATGGCGGTCCGAAAGGACGGTCTGCGCTCTCCATGCGCGATTACCTGATGCACGCGGTGTGGGCGGCACACGGCTATATTGTGCTGCGTCCAAATTACCGCGGTTCGGAAGGATACGGCGCTGCGTTTTGCGTGGCCAACCAGCGCGACCTTGGCGGCGGCGACTATGCCGATATTATGGCCGGCGTGTCGCACGTGCTGGAGCGCGGTGTGGTGGACGCCAACCGAATGGCGGTGATGGGCGGCTCGTACGGTGGGTACCTGACCAACTGGATAATCGGACACACCGACCGCTTTCGAGCTGCCGTCTCGCTGTTCGGTGTGTTTCACTTGATGACGGATTTCAGCAACTCGACCTATTTCCGCTGGGATTACGACTACCTGGGCGCAGCGTGGTGGGAGGACCCGGAAATCTACCGCCGGCTCTCGCCCGGAACTTACGTCGATCGGATGCAGACTCCCACGCTGATTATCCACGGCGACGAGGATGATGTAACCTCGATCAGCAATTCCAGAGAGCTGTACCGTGCTCTGCGCGAGCGCGGCATAGCGACGCAGTTTGTTCACTACCCGCGTGAGGGCCATGGACTGGGCGAGCCCAACCATCGTTTGGACGAACTGCGCCGCTGCCTGGCATGGACCGATCGCCATTTGCATGGCGGTAACGCTACGCTCTATCAGATTGGTGATCGCGTACCGAATACCGAGCTTGGACTGGAGTTACGCGTTGTGAGCGCAACGCACACCGAAGTCCCCGGCTGGCAGCCCTCAATCGGTGGTGAGGCGGCGCCCGAACTGTTGGAGGTGGCGTTCACGATATCGGCAGCGGGCCCAAGAGATGCTTCGGCAGGTTATCGGGTGCTGGCCGGCGAAATAAACCTGGCGTGTGACGATACATCGCATCGGATCGCTCCGAAGGGCATTGTTACCGATTCGCCTGGTGGCAAGCTGCTGCTGACCGGAGACGCGCTGGTGATCGAACGCTTTCCCGACGGCAAAACGGGCGCGCTGGCGGTAGCCATATCATTAGCGTTCGATCCGGAATGCAACCCCGGCGAACTGTGGCTGCACGTGCCGGAGTTTCCGCCGGTTTGGCTGGCCTGGGACGGCGTTCGGCCGGACGGATCCGGCGACAACGGGCTGCGCGGACGATAG
- a CDS encoding FKBP-type peptidyl-prolyl cis-trans isomerase produces the protein MRHRIGTLAVVLGLALLAGVAAAGPGKQAKHKHLAHHKGAKSHGPKMVTLKNGLKYVDLVVGKGAMASAPHVVVVQYIGTLANGTKFDSSYDHGTPFTFGLGQHQVIKGWDIGVAGMRVGGKRKLIVPPSLGYGAEGTPGGPIPPNATLTFVIQLLKIQPLPKAHAGGTHKTGDRFKAPHG, from the coding sequence ATGAGACATCGGATCGGCACATTAGCCGTGGTACTTGGGCTGGCATTGCTTGCCGGTGTGGCTGCTGCCGGGCCGGGCAAGCAGGCGAAGCACAAGCATTTGGCGCATCACAAAGGCGCTAAGTCGCACGGCCCAAAAATGGTGACTCTGAAGAACGGACTGAAGTACGTTGACCTGGTGGTGGGAAAAGGCGCGATGGCCAGCGCGCCACACGTGGTTGTAGTTCAGTATATCGGTACGCTGGCGAACGGCACCAAGTTCGACAGTTCTTACGACCACGGAACGCCATTCACCTTCGGCCTGGGCCAGCACCAGGTCATCAAGGGTTGGGACATCGGTGTGGCCGGCATGCGCGTTGGTGGCAAGCGCAAGCTCATCGTTCCACCATCGCTGGGATATGGAGCTGAGGGTACCCCGGGCGGACCGATTCCCCCAAATGCCACTCTGACATTTGTTATTCAACTGCTGAAGATTCAGCCATTGCCGAAGGCGCATGCCGGTGGTACGCACAAAACGGGAGATCGATTCAAGGCGCCGCATGGTTAG